A window of Corallococcus macrosporus DSM 14697 contains these coding sequences:
- a CDS encoding ArsR/SmtB family transcription factor — protein MSIDPLSATFAALADPTRRAILARLSKGETSVTELARPFEMSLPAVTKHLKVLERAGLITRSREAQWRPCRLAPRPLKDANAWLEHYREFWEASFDRLEDYLADLQGQQRPARARKVPTPKKPRRGAPT, from the coding sequence ATGTCAATCGACCCGCTCAGCGCCACCTTCGCCGCACTCGCCGATCCAACGCGGCGCGCCATCCTCGCGCGGCTCTCGAAGGGTGAGACCTCCGTCACGGAGCTCGCGCGGCCTTTCGAGATGAGCCTCCCCGCCGTGACGAAGCACCTCAAGGTGCTCGAGCGCGCGGGGCTGATTACGCGGAGCCGCGAAGCGCAGTGGCGCCCCTGCCGGCTCGCGCCGAGACCGCTGAAGGACGCGAACGCCTGGCTCGAGCACTACCGCGAGTTCTGGGAGGCCAGCTTCGACCGGCTCGAGGACTACCTCGCCGACCTCCAGGGGCAGCAGCGCCCGGCGCGCGCCCGCAAGGTTCCAACCCCGAAGAAGCCCAGACGAGGAGCACCCACATGA
- a CDS encoding molybdenum cofactor carrier protein — MRRPRRIIGVFGSGKEDHAERVVPLVRWIAEAGFDLLTGAGSGVMRTAADAFVQVKYRQGISIGIVPGTVEGGEYRPRSGYPNPNVELPIYTHLPLSGEQGTDPLSRNHINVLTPHALVSLPGGAGTAAEAALALRYGKPVILYGPPESFRRFPSELERTDSLERVAEFLRAVVGDPVRLAAP; from the coding sequence ATGCGCAGGCCACGGCGGATCATCGGCGTCTTTGGTTCAGGCAAGGAGGACCACGCGGAGCGGGTCGTCCCCCTGGTCCGGTGGATCGCCGAAGCGGGCTTCGACCTGCTCACCGGCGCGGGCAGCGGGGTGATGCGGACGGCGGCGGACGCCTTCGTGCAGGTGAAGTACCGGCAGGGCATCTCCATTGGCATCGTCCCTGGCACGGTGGAGGGCGGCGAGTACCGGCCCCGCTCGGGCTACCCCAACCCCAACGTGGAGCTGCCCATCTACACGCACCTGCCGCTGAGCGGCGAGCAGGGGACGGACCCGCTCAGCCGCAATCACATCAACGTGCTCACGCCGCACGCCCTGGTGTCGCTGCCCGGGGGCGCGGGCACGGCGGCCGAGGCGGCCCTGGCCCTGCGCTACGGCAAGCCGGTCATCCTCTACGGGCCGCCAGAGTCGTTCCGGCGCTTCCCGTCGGAGCTGGAGCGGACGGACTCCCTGGAGCGGGTGGCCGAGTTC
- a CDS encoding SRPBCC family protein, with protein MNAALDLNELAKRQLELSRLISAPRALVFQAFTDAEMISHWWGPNGFRTTTVSKDVRPGGAWKFTMHGPDGTDFPNHIVYTKVIPDERLEWDHGSKEGEVLFKAVVTFKDEEGKTRVTMQHTMPTVEAREQAAKYAIEGGKQTLARLEQHLATRQ; from the coding sequence ATGAACGCAGCGCTCGACCTCAACGAACTCGCGAAGCGGCAACTGGAACTCTCGCGGCTGATCAGCGCCCCGCGCGCGCTGGTCTTCCAGGCCTTCACCGACGCCGAGATGATCTCCCACTGGTGGGGGCCGAACGGCTTCCGCACGACGACGGTCAGCAAGGATGTGCGCCCGGGTGGCGCGTGGAAGTTCACCATGCACGGGCCCGATGGCACCGACTTCCCGAACCACATCGTCTACACGAAGGTCATCCCCGACGAGCGGCTCGAGTGGGACCACGGCTCGAAGGAGGGCGAGGTGCTGTTCAAGGCGGTCGTCACCTTCAAGGATGAGGAGGGAAAGACGCGCGTCACGATGCAGCACACGATGCCCACCGTCGAAGCGCGCGAGCAGGCGGCGAAGTACGCAATCGAAGGCGGCAAGCAGACGCTCGCGCGGCTCGAGCAGCACCTCGCGACGCGGCAGTAG
- a CDS encoding tetratricopeptide repeat protein: MSPPSARPRELAVTVETSLPAALPSHAIEVDVGVALPVAFGGLRKVLRACEAAAPQVVHTLSRAHPSEWNRLFPGAIDGVPDLGDLALTPSERRLHRESEQMFWVLNVAAKALVEALRASGRPLVLHGAGECDLVSLRAVMRAAEWSRLEGLDGTLLFTGWNVRRPHGAEAFEARRQAYLDALCDRMRAPRVPTPGPVSSRAVEAPVDLEGRYLQLAVDAAQAPETRVAAAILAIRSCFFTTNYEGAMLAAEQGLAVLGASPDAALPSRVVQAWEALDTGFATPAIEIDRASLGDVEELKALFARSMGVVHVYTGAHDAAMAAFGRGLECRIPPELVARLHMFRALTLTKRFGQLPNARAEVAAGLAALERSTSADRALQEGWLRNVCALTWFQERKLDKALVEEKLAMRCVGDLHDASATHLKINLISNASYLQETARQFGDAISTWRRFEKISESWGVNFAKHHRYRLAGLELAAGERDAAVAHFTEAFANADALGDSFHRQVIAAELGRLFLDEQQPAVAVDWFARAEEHARAIGDPLKTAESLAGQAVAAGRSDWSEARRCAEASTTWPKQTEALKAALAQGDAKAVHEALPRARTKLNRPFDPVNLY; encoded by the coding sequence GTGAGCCCCCCTTCCGCGCGTCCCCGCGAGCTGGCCGTCACCGTGGAGACGTCGCTGCCCGCCGCGCTCCCCTCGCACGCCATCGAAGTCGACGTGGGGGTGGCCCTGCCTGTCGCCTTCGGCGGGCTGAGGAAGGTCCTCCGCGCGTGTGAGGCCGCCGCGCCCCAGGTCGTCCACACCCTGTCACGCGCCCATCCCTCCGAATGGAACCGGCTGTTTCCCGGGGCCATCGACGGGGTGCCGGACCTGGGAGACCTGGCGCTGACGCCCTCCGAGCGCCGGCTCCACCGCGAGTCGGAGCAGATGTTCTGGGTGCTCAACGTGGCCGCGAAGGCGCTGGTGGAGGCGCTGCGCGCCAGTGGAAGGCCGCTGGTGCTCCACGGCGCGGGCGAATGCGACCTGGTGAGCCTGCGCGCGGTGATGCGCGCCGCCGAGTGGAGCCGGCTGGAGGGGCTGGACGGCACGCTGCTGTTCACCGGGTGGAACGTGCGCCGGCCCCATGGGGCGGAGGCCTTCGAGGCCCGGCGGCAGGCCTACCTGGATGCGCTGTGCGACCGGATGCGCGCCCCCCGGGTGCCCACACCGGGGCCGGTGTCGTCGCGCGCGGTGGAGGCGCCCGTGGACCTGGAGGGGCGGTATCTCCAGCTCGCGGTGGACGCGGCCCAGGCGCCCGAAACGCGGGTGGCCGCCGCCATCCTCGCCATCCGGAGCTGCTTCTTCACCACCAACTATGAGGGGGCGATGCTCGCCGCCGAGCAGGGGCTGGCCGTGTTGGGAGCGAGCCCGGACGCGGCGCTGCCCTCGCGCGTCGTCCAGGCCTGGGAGGCGCTGGACACGGGCTTCGCCACGCCCGCCATCGAGATTGACCGCGCCAGCCTGGGAGACGTGGAGGAGCTGAAGGCCCTGTTCGCGCGCAGCATGGGCGTGGTCCACGTCTATACGGGCGCGCACGACGCGGCCATGGCGGCGTTCGGCCGGGGACTGGAGTGCCGGATTCCGCCCGAGCTGGTGGCCCGGCTGCACATGTTCCGCGCGCTCACGCTGACGAAGCGCTTCGGGCAGCTCCCCAACGCGCGGGCGGAGGTGGCCGCGGGGCTGGCCGCGCTGGAGCGCAGCACGTCGGCGGATCGCGCGCTCCAGGAGGGCTGGCTGCGCAACGTCTGCGCGCTGACGTGGTTCCAGGAGCGCAAGCTGGACAAGGCGCTGGTGGAGGAGAAGCTCGCCATGCGCTGCGTGGGGGACCTGCACGACGCGAGCGCCACGCACCTGAAGATCAACCTCATCTCCAACGCCAGCTATCTCCAGGAGACGGCGCGGCAGTTCGGCGACGCCATCTCCACGTGGCGCCGGTTCGAGAAGATCAGCGAGAGCTGGGGGGTGAACTTCGCCAAGCACCACCGGTACCGGCTGGCCGGGCTGGAGCTGGCCGCTGGAGAGCGCGACGCCGCGGTGGCGCACTTCACCGAGGCGTTCGCCAACGCCGACGCGCTGGGTGACTCCTTCCACCGGCAGGTGATTGCCGCGGAGCTGGGGCGCCTGTTCCTGGACGAGCAGCAGCCCGCTGTCGCCGTGGACTGGTTCGCCAGGGCCGAGGAGCACGCTCGCGCCATTGGAGACCCGCTGAAGACGGCGGAGAGCCTGGCGGGGCAGGCCGTGGCGGCCGGCCGCTCGGACTGGTCGGAGGCGCGGCGCTGCGCCGAGGCGAGCACCACCTGGCCGAAGCAGACGGAGGCGCTGAAGGCGGCGCTCGCGCAGGGTGACGCGAAGGCGGTGCATGAGGCGCTGCCCCGCGCCCGGACGAAGCTCAACCGCCCGTTCGACCCGGTGAACCTGTACTGA
- a CDS encoding NAD(P)/FAD-dependent oxidoreductase → MILGAGVVGLSAARRLSALGAKVTVLDAADPGGRGSRAAAGVAIPSVRLFDDPVMLAFARAGRATLAEDLGALPEGGQLRRGNGILRIVPDAKAREALAARAAGDAEGLGTWRDAASLVALEPALEGTPLHGAFETGQGHLVDTDGYVDALLKAAERAGVQVRRGVAARAVTETAPGVEVQTDSEVLRADRLLVCAGPWSSGVEGLPALPLKPVRGQMLVVHQPGLHLTRVVSGPTYLAPWRSGEIVVGATEEDAGFAEHVTPAGLLHLSATVAKLAPRLREARFVRAWAGLRSATPDGRPYIGAYPGTQRTFVATGLGGQGILTGAHTGALLAELVARGDSAEAAPFAPARLLRGVAMAGP, encoded by the coding sequence GTGATTCTGGGAGCCGGTGTCGTCGGTCTTTCGGCCGCGCGCCGGCTCTCTGCTTTGGGCGCGAAGGTCACCGTCCTGGACGCCGCGGACCCGGGAGGCCGGGGCTCGCGCGCCGCCGCTGGGGTGGCCATCCCCTCGGTGCGCCTGTTCGATGACCCGGTGATGCTCGCGTTCGCCCGAGCGGGCCGCGCCACGCTGGCGGAGGACCTGGGCGCGCTGCCCGAGGGCGGCCAGCTCCGGCGCGGCAACGGCATCCTCCGCATCGTCCCGGACGCGAAGGCGCGGGAGGCGCTGGCGGCCAGGGCCGCGGGTGACGCGGAGGGGCTGGGCACGTGGCGGGACGCCGCGAGCCTGGTGGCGCTGGAGCCCGCGCTGGAAGGCACGCCGCTCCACGGCGCCTTCGAGACGGGGCAGGGGCACCTGGTGGACACCGATGGCTACGTCGATGCGCTGCTGAAGGCCGCGGAGCGCGCGGGCGTGCAGGTCCGGCGGGGCGTGGCGGCGCGGGCCGTGACGGAGACGGCTCCCGGCGTCGAGGTCCAGACGGACAGCGAGGTGCTGCGCGCGGACCGGTTGCTGGTGTGCGCGGGCCCCTGGTCCTCGGGAGTGGAGGGCCTGCCCGCGCTGCCGTTGAAGCCCGTGCGTGGGCAGATGCTGGTGGTGCACCAACCGGGACTGCACCTGACGCGCGTCGTCTCCGGGCCCACGTACCTGGCGCCGTGGCGCTCGGGGGAAATCGTCGTGGGGGCCACGGAGGAGGACGCGGGCTTCGCGGAGCACGTCACGCCGGCGGGCCTGCTGCACCTGAGCGCCACCGTCGCGAAGCTGGCGCCGCGCCTGCGCGAGGCCCGCTTCGTTCGCGCCTGGGCGGGGCTGCGTTCCGCCACGCCGGATGGGCGTCCGTACATCGGCGCGTACCCCGGTACGCAGCGCACGTTCGTCGCCACGGGCCTGGGCGGGCAGGGGATTCTCACGGGCGCGCATACCGGCGCCCTGCTCGCGGAGCTCGTGGCGCGCGGGGACAGCGCGGAAGCCGCGCCCTTCGCTCCGGCACGGCTCCTGCGCGGCGTGGCGATGGCGGGGCCCTGA